The following are encoded in a window of Cydia strobilella chromosome 1, ilCydStro3.1, whole genome shotgun sequence genomic DNA:
- the LOC134742235 gene encoding nidogen encodes MRTCVLGVVLLAACARAITRDQLYPNGSGLDLQLQRGAVVESPEVRLRVPVVFYGETYDSIFVNNHGILSFRADISSFMNAEFPLPYPSIAAFYSNVDTSISGAVYYRESNENRVLAKATESVQNNFHEYYDFQPTSVFIVTWADVSYTGAQGNQKNTYQAAIISNGNESFVELLYPDGDIQWIQRETSPDNLPDAKAQAGFVSEDGQMLLLRGSGSHQIRNIISWSNTQEPGKYVYRVGNVMQDGNVVVPDLYNQSEEESEEESRTCAQSGPSVCHIKARCVDYQAGICCQCNEGYYGNGKSCVKEDVPLRVHGKLNGVVNDVSLNDVDIQAYVVVADGRSYTALSQTPAAIGNNLQLVHVLGGVIGWLFAKPLGDASNGYQLTGGVFNHTVDIFFPATNNRVTITQEFIGHDVFDQITLDCDIRGSLPNVGVGAKLQVTEYEEQYTVIEAGLIRSESTRNIIDKLTGVSYEQRIQQTIKYNTCHNAPPEGTVSSTLKVSKNYLGYEPKNNIVRYGMSNKIVPLGQEDPCIFGRSTCGPHSSCVVQGSSFACICQSGFSDVIQDDALVCKDIDECAVSTHNCDTNADCYNHDGGFQCRCRDGFEGNGVTCSRISQCREQSCNQFASCIEGYGGEPTCVCNPGYTGDGQRCWLISAYTCDVLHNCSPYASCIFSQVSNSHICQCNHGYVGDGYYCSVDTQTHPGTLPPITTTPQPSTNYPDNEYLTHKYNHNNNQDTDNNEYNNNNNQETGNNEYGNNQETSNNEYGSNQGPGNNEYGNNQETGNNESENVQQFVLPNCGFFGLGCTCPEGYSSFLDEKNNELCRLDGYADPHLLQKNNDTSIACTTDSNCPPNAECKFTLDIDGQYVSRCVCPEGFVGNSYECVEQRSEVCACGPNAHCYQTANGPTCVCDVRYHGDGYICRPKLVCTNSSECESHAECRPDGASNEYFCQCIEGYIKDENEACIPDRQLCNGGVCAEHASCLYDKTLEIGYCACDAGYEGDGIYECIPRVNGQERPYENTITTCDVMQDCNENAQCTQTADLSYHCVCREGYTGDGYDCRPEPSCRNDPYMCDVHASCLKRNQEYVCECNSGYSEVAYGNESRCELNPRQAGNFLVASDGVFVYRVPFKTTAWEYATPINSAIDQIAVGIDTDCQAGKVYWGDVVSNSIKRASYDGSAFELFFTSGIKSPEGVAIDWASRNIFWTDSKKLTIEVANVDTKVRKVLFSADIRNPRGIAVHPRRGKVFWTDWNRSNPKIEWANMDGSQRGVFVDNSDVKLPNSLAIDWLRDRLCYTDAGLFLIKCVNLDTMETETIVTNCLHPFGLAINQETFYWTDWKTLKIENIDTLTQKKGQLSIATAANKLYGVAVAPNECPGATNVCALRNGNCEADQLCLPDGRGGRTCVAGEQIYGY; translated from the exons ATGCGGACGTGCGTGTTGGGAGTGGTGCTGCTGGCCGCGTGCGCGCGCGCCATCACGCGGGACCAGCTCTACCCGAACGGGTCGGGGCTGGATCTGCAGCTGCAAAGAGGTGCGGTGGTCGAGAGCCCGGAAGTGCGCCTGAGAGTACCCGTTGTGTTTTACGGAGAGACGTACGATTCAATAttc GTTAACAACCACGGAATACTTTCCTTCAGAGCAGACATATCATCGTTCATGAATGCAGAGTTCCCGCTCCCATATCCATCAATAGCAGCGTTTTATTCGAACGTAGACACCTCCATATCAGGGGCGGTCTATTACAGAGAAAGTAACGAAAATCGTGTTCTCGCAAAAGCTACAGAGAGTGTCCAAAATAATTTTCACGAATATTATGACTTCCAACCCACTTCTGTATTTATTGTCACATGGGCAGACGTATCTTATACTGGTGCACAAGGCAACCAAAAGAATACTTATCAAGCTGCCATTATTAGCAACGGCAACGAGAGCTTCGTGGAGCTGTTGTATCCCGATGGTGACATCCAGTGGATTCAAAGAGAGACTTCGCCGGACAACTTGCCAGACGCAAAGGCACAGGCAGGCTTCGTCTCTGAAGACGGGCAGATGCTGCTACTTAGGGGCTCTGGCAGCCATCAGATAAGGAATATAATTTC TTGGTCAAACACACAAGAACCTGGGAAGTACGTATATCGCGTAGGAAACGTAATGCAAGATGGAAACGTCGTAGTACCAGATTTATACAATCAGAGTGAAGAGGAATCTGAAGAAGAATCTAGAACGTGTGCCCAAAGTGGGCCGAGTGTATGCCACATCAAAGCAAGATGCGTCGACTACCAAGCTGGTATTTGCTGCCAGTGCAATGAAGGATACTATGGAAACGGGAAATCTTGTGTTAAAGAAGATGTCCCACTACGAGTACACGGCAAACTGAATGGCGTTGTCAACGATGTGTCATTAAATGACGTAGATATTCAAGCGTACGTGGTGGTGGCAGATGGCAGGTCCTATACCGCTCTATCACAAACCCCGGCCGCAATCGGAAACAACCTCCAACTGGTTCACGTTCTTGGCGGAGTCATAGGGTGGCTGTTTGCCAAGCCTCTGGGAGACGCCAGCAACGGTTACCAACTTACGGGAGGCGTATTTAACCACACAGTAGACATATTCTTTCCGGCTACAAACAATCGCGTAACAATCACTCAGGAATTTATAGGTCACGACGTTTTTGATCAAATTACTCTAGATTGTGACATTAGAGGATCTCTGCCGAACGTAGGTGTCGGCGCTAAACTTCAAGTCACAGAATACGAGGAACAGTACACGGTGATAGAAGCCGGACTAATACGATCGGAATCCACTCGAAACATTATTGACAAATTAACAGGTGTGAGTTATGAGCAAAGAATTCAACAAACAATCAAATATAACACTTGCCACAATGCACCACCAGAAGGCACGGTATCATCGACTTTGAAAGTTTCTAAAAATTATTTAGGTTACGAACCTAAAAATAACATAGTAAGATACGGAATGAGCAATAAAATCGTTCCATTAGGCCAAGAAGATCCTTGTATTTTTGGTAGAAGCACCTGCGGGCCTCACAGCTCTTGTGTAGTGCAAGGCAGCTCATTTGCGTGTATATGCCAATCTGGCTTCTCAGACGTTATACAAGACGATGCTTTGGTATGTAAAGATATAGACGAATGTGCTGTAAGCACGCACAACTGTGACACGAACGCTGACTGTTATAATCACGATGGAGGATTCCAGTGCCGATGTCGTGATGGCTTTGAAGGCAACGGAGTGACTTGCAGCCGCATATCGCAATGTAGAGAGCAGTCTTGCAACCAATTTGCTTCGTGCATAGAAGGCTATGGAGGAGAACCCACGTGCGTGTGTAATCCTGGATATACCGGGGATGGCCAAAGATGTTGGTTGATCAGCGCTTACACTTGCGACGTTCTACACAACTGCTCCCCTTACGCATCCTGCATCTTTTCACAAGTGAGCAACAGCCATATCTGCCAGTGTAATCACGGTTACGTTGGTGATGGCTATTATTGTTCCGTAGATACTCAAACACATCCCGGAACCCTACCACCGATCACTACAACTCCTCAACCAAGCACCAACTACCCCGATAACGAATATTTAACCCATAAATACAACCATAACAATAACCAAGACACGGACAACAACGaatataacaataacaataatcaAGAAACGGGCAACAATGAATATGGTAATAACCAAGAAACGAGCAACAACGAATATGGCAGTAATCAAGGACCGGGCAACAACGAATATGGCAACAACCAGGAAACGGGTAACAACGAATCCGAAAATGTGCAACAATTCGTTTTGCCAAACTGCGGCTTCTTCGGCCTGGGCTGCACATGTCCTGAGGGGTACTCCAGCTTTTTAGACGAGAAAAATAACGAATTGTGTCGCTTAGACGGATATGCTGATCCACAtctattgcaaaaaaataacgatacttCAA TTGCATGTACAACCGATTCAAACTGTCCACCAAATGCAGAATGTAAATTTACGTTGGATATTGATGGCCAATACGTATCACGCTGCGTTTGTCCCGAGGGCTTTGTAGGGAACTCCTACGAGTGTGTTGAACAACGTAGCGAAGTATGCGCTTGTGGGCCCAACGCTCACTGCTACCAGACTGCAAATGGGCCAACTTGTGTTTGCGACGTAAGATACCACGGGGACGGATACATCTGTCGACCAAAACTCGTCTGCACAAACAGCTCTGAGTGTGAATCACACGCCGAATGCCGGCCTGACGGCGCTAGCAACGAGTATTTCTGCCAATGCATAGAAGGATACATCAAGGACGAAAACGAAGCGTGCATACCTGACCGCCAACTTTGTAACGGAGGCGTGTGTGCCGAACACGCTTCTTGTCTCTATGATAAGACTCTTGAGATCGGCTACTGTGCATGTGATGCAGGATATGAAGGCGATGGAATCTACGAGTGTATACCTAGGGTTAATGGCCAAGAACGTCCATATGAAAACACAATCACAACGTGCGATGTCATGCAAGATTGCAACGAAAACGCGCAATGCACACAAACTGCAGACTTATCATATCACTGTGTATGTAGAGAGGGATATACAGGAGATGGTTATGATTGCAGGCCGGAACCGAGCTGTCGGAACGATCCTTACATGTGCGATGTACATGCTTCATGTCTCAAGCGCAACCAAGAATACGTTTGCGAGTGTAATTCAGGTTATTCAGAAGTAGCTTACGGCAATGAAAGTCGGTGCGAACTGAACCCTAGACAAGCTGGCAATTTCCTGGTGGCTAGTGATGGCGTTTTTGTATACAGAGTGCCCTTCAAGACCACCGCTTGGGAATATGCGACACCTATCAACAGCGCGATCGACCAGATCGCTGTCGGCATAGACACAGACTGCCAGGCAGGCAAAGTTTACTGGGGTGACGTGGTCAGTAACTCTATAAAGCGTGCCAGTTACGATGGATCTGcatttgaattatttttcaCAAGTG GAATCAAGTCTCCAGAAGGAGTGGCCATTGACTGGGCATCTCGCAATATTTTCTGGACTGATTCAAAGAAGTTGACCATTGAAGTAGCTAATGTTGATACTAAAGTGAGAAAAGTTTTGTTTTCTGCAGACATCAGAAATCCCAGAGGCATTGCCGTACATCCACGAAGAGG CAAAGTCTTCTGGACGGATTGGAATCGATCAAACCCTAAAATTGAGTGGGCTAACATGGACGGATCTCAGCGAGGAGTTTTTGTTGACAACTCAGACGTGAAACTTCCGAACTCTCTAGCAATTGACTGGCTGAGAGACCGTTTGTGCTACACCGACGCGGGACTGTTTCTAATCAAATGTGTCAACCTAGACACCATGGAGACTGAAACCATAGTCACGAACTGCTTGCATCCTTTTGGACTAGCAATAAATCAGGAAACTTTCTATTGGACAGATTGGAAAAC GCTTAAAATCGAAAACATCGACACACTGACCCAGAAGAAGGGTCAGCTATCAATCGCCACAGCGGCCAACAAGCTGTACGGCGTTGCGGTTGCGCCCAATGAATGTCCCGGCGCCACCAACGTGTGTGCGCTGCGCAACGGCAACTGCGAGGCTGACCAGCTGTGCCTGCCGGACGGCCGCGGCGGGAGGACGTGCGTGGCAGGAGAACAGATTTACGGATATTAG